A DNA window from Paenibacillus sp. HWE-109 contains the following coding sequences:
- the speE gene encoding polyamine aminopropyltransferase: MDLWYTEKQTDSFGITAKVKETYVREQTDFQDLSMIETEEWGTMLTLDGMVMTTVRDEFVYHEMVAHPALVTHPNPEFVLVVGGGDGGVIREIMKHPKVKKAVLVDIDGKVIEYSKKYLPTIAGELDNPRVEVIVNDGYMHIHDHKNTYDVIMVDSTEPVGPAVELFSKGFYQGIYEALKEDGIFVAQTDNPWFKADLIQTVNRDVKEIFPIVRVYSANIPTYPSGLWTFTLGSKKHDPLQVEEASIPEFPTKYYTPRLHKAAFVLPKFVEDLIK, from the coding sequence ATGGATTTGTGGTACACAGAGAAACAAACGGATAGCTTCGGCATCACAGCCAAAGTGAAAGAAACTTACGTAAGAGAACAAACGGATTTTCAAGACCTTTCGATGATTGAAACCGAAGAATGGGGAACGATGCTGACTCTCGATGGCATGGTCATGACGACTGTGAGAGACGAATTCGTCTATCATGAAATGGTGGCACACCCAGCGCTTGTTACTCACCCGAACCCAGAGTTCGTTCTTGTTGTAGGCGGCGGCGACGGCGGCGTTATTCGTGAAATCATGAAGCATCCCAAGGTGAAAAAAGCGGTGCTTGTGGATATCGATGGGAAAGTCATTGAGTATTCCAAAAAGTACCTGCCGACAATTGCCGGCGAATTGGACAACCCTCGTGTTGAAGTGATCGTGAACGATGGCTACATGCATATCCACGACCACAAGAATACGTACGATGTGATTATGGTCGATTCCACGGAACCTGTGGGTCCGGCTGTTGAACTTTTCTCCAAAGGTTTCTATCAAGGGATCTATGAGGCACTCAAAGAAGACGGGATTTTCGTTGCTCAAACGGACAACCCTTGGTTCAAAGCAGACCTGATCCAAACAGTTAACCGGGATGTCAAAGAAATCTTCCCTATCGTACGTGTATATAGCGCGAACATTCCTACGTACCCAAGCGGTCTGTGGACGTTCACTCTGGGCAGCAAGAAACATGATCCGCTGCAAGTTGAAGAAGCATCAATTCCGGAATTCCCGACGAAGTACTACACACCACGTCTACACAAAGCGGCATTCGTATTGCCGAAGTTTGTGGAAGATTTAATTAAGTAA
- the argS gene encoding arginine--tRNA ligase, which yields MDVLNEVKSIVKEAIVEAVLAAGIVEADQLPEIILEVPKEKTHGDFATNVAMQLTRIAKQNPRQIAEKIIAGLNKEKANIAEAEIAGPGFINFKMNKVYLYPVIANVLEQGERYGASNVGQGLKVQVEFVSANPTGSLHLGHARGAAVGDVLCNVLDLAGYEVSREYYINDAGNQVVNLAKSIEARYLQALGQEAEMPEDGYFGEDIKGFAADLAAEEGDRLLSLSDDERRAYFRTYGLKKELDKIKRDLGRFGVHFDNWFSETSIYEDNLIPPVLQELRDNGHIYEEEGATWLNTTPLGDDKNRVLIKNDGSFTYLTPDIAYHRNKFGRGFERLINIWGADHHGYIPRMKAAMTALGFESDRLVVLIAQMVSLFQNGEKVKMSKRTGKAVTMEDLMDEVGVDPIRYFFAMRSMDSHLDFDMDLAVSQSNENPVFYVQYAHARICSIFRQAEEQNIQLLPLEQVDLTQLTSEAEFDLLRKIGELPEEIAIAADQYAPHRLIRYVYELASQFHSYYRGHYVISDDAALTQARFALLGALRTTLANTLRVVGVSAPERM from the coding sequence ATGGATGTACTAAACGAAGTCAAAAGTATAGTGAAAGAAGCGATTGTTGAAGCAGTACTGGCTGCGGGTATCGTGGAAGCGGATCAATTGCCGGAAATTATTCTTGAGGTTCCGAAAGAGAAAACGCACGGGGACTTTGCTACGAATGTCGCGATGCAGCTGACGCGTATTGCCAAGCAGAATCCAAGACAGATCGCAGAGAAGATCATCGCGGGCCTGAATAAGGAAAAAGCAAACATCGCAGAGGCGGAAATTGCTGGACCGGGCTTCATTAACTTCAAAATGAACAAAGTGTACTTGTACCCGGTGATCGCTAATGTTCTTGAGCAGGGTGAGCGTTACGGGGCATCGAACGTTGGTCAAGGGCTGAAAGTTCAGGTCGAGTTCGTCAGTGCGAATCCGACGGGTTCATTGCATTTGGGACATGCCCGTGGAGCGGCTGTTGGGGATGTGCTTTGCAATGTGCTTGATCTGGCCGGATACGAGGTTTCCCGCGAGTATTACATCAATGATGCAGGCAACCAGGTCGTCAACTTGGCGAAATCCATCGAAGCCCGTTATTTGCAAGCATTGGGGCAAGAGGCGGAGATGCCTGAAGATGGCTATTTCGGAGAAGATATCAAAGGCTTTGCTGCGGATCTTGCTGCCGAAGAAGGGGATCGCCTTTTGAGCTTATCGGACGATGAGCGTCGCGCGTATTTCCGTACGTACGGATTGAAAAAAGAACTCGACAAAATCAAACGCGATTTGGGTCGCTTCGGTGTCCATTTCGACAACTGGTTCTCGGAAACGTCGATTTATGAAGATAACCTCATCCCACCGGTGCTGCAAGAGTTAAGGGACAATGGGCACATCTATGAAGAAGAAGGCGCAACTTGGCTGAACACAACGCCGCTGGGGGATGACAAGAATCGTGTGCTTATCAAAAACGACGGTTCGTTTACTTACCTTACACCGGATATCGCGTACCATCGCAACAAATTCGGGCGCGGCTTCGAGCGCTTGATTAATATTTGGGGCGCAGATCACCATGGTTACATCCCGCGGATGAAAGCCGCCATGACCGCGCTTGGCTTTGAGTCGGATCGACTGGTTGTGTTGATCGCGCAGATGGTGAGCCTTTTCCAGAATGGTGAAAAGGTGAAGATGTCCAAGCGTACTGGCAAAGCGGTTACGATGGAAGATCTCATGGACGAAGTTGGCGTCGATCCGATCCGTTATTTCTTCGCGATGCGCAGCATGGATTCGCATTTGGATTTCGACATGGACTTGGCGGTTTCCCAGTCCAATGAGAACCCGGTCTTCTATGTGCAGTATGCCCATGCACGGATCTGCAGCATCTTCCGCCAGGCGGAAGAGCAGAACATCCAGCTGCTCCCGCTGGAGCAGGTCGACCTGACACAGCTTACGTCTGAAGCTGAGTTTGACTTGCTGCGCAAGATTGGCGAGCTGCCGGAAGAGATCGCCATTGCGGCTGATCAATATGCGCCGCACCGTCTTATCCGCTATGTATACGAACTGGCGAGCCAGTTCCATAGCTATTACAGAGGCCACTACG
- a CDS encoding transglycosylase domain-containing protein encodes MRWMRRIKKMFSFFFTSCILLLILAAGFFVYLRAQTLPVTKMLQTSQMYDTHGELIDTFYSGQNRQVVTLKEISPYLINATLAVEDQHFYDHFGVDVKAVARAAVVNVQAMAKVQGAGTITQQLARNLYLNHDRTWSRKIKETVYAIQMEMQLSKDEILANYLNQIYYGHSTYGIETASELFFGKHASELTLAESAMIAGVPKGPRYYSPYYDLKNAMDRQKIVLQTMVRSGFITQAAADAAGKEKLTIQPLMKKKPAAAPYFRDYVRSLATEKLGISEEQFDEGGIRIYTTLDKKAQDIAERVVTKQLADKPDLQAALVAIDPRTGEIKAMVGGRDYAENQFNRALSNTRQPGSSFKPIVYMVALQNGYTPVTLVKSEPTVFTYDEGRQKYTPRNFNDQYVNANIDMRQAISKSDNIYAVHTILDVGPAKVIDLARKLGIDSPMKPLPSLALGSFPVSPFEMASAFGTIANQGIHHETTAIVRIEDASGNVLYEASPKTETVLDPAVAYVMTNLMESVFEEGGTGNRVASTIKRPIAGKTGTTDTDAWLVGFTPELATAVWVGYDKNRDISTVESHLASPIFAEFTEQTLEAIPPKLFPVPEGVKSVYIDPVSGKLSNEDCPNAHLETFLAGTEPTTYCTGKPAKPASGDDNKATPKGQNGSWWNDLKRWWND; translated from the coding sequence ATGCGCTGGATGCGTCGCATTAAGAAAATGTTTTCCTTCTTCTTCACGTCCTGCATTCTGCTGCTCATTCTGGCTGCCGGCTTCTTCGTCTATTTACGCGCCCAAACTTTGCCTGTCACCAAAATGCTGCAAACCTCTCAAATGTATGATACCCATGGCGAGTTGATTGACACCTTCTATTCGGGGCAAAATCGGCAGGTCGTTACACTGAAGGAAATATCACCCTATCTAATCAATGCGACGCTGGCCGTCGAAGATCAGCATTTCTATGACCATTTCGGGGTCGATGTTAAAGCGGTGGCCCGGGCTGCCGTTGTCAATGTGCAAGCGATGGCCAAGGTGCAAGGAGCAGGGACAATAACGCAGCAATTAGCTCGGAATTTATATCTAAATCATGATCGAACCTGGTCTCGTAAAATAAAAGAAACCGTCTATGCCATACAGATGGAAATGCAGCTTAGCAAGGATGAAATTCTCGCGAATTATCTGAATCAAATCTACTACGGTCATTCCACGTATGGCATCGAAACGGCTTCTGAGCTGTTCTTCGGCAAGCATGCCAGTGAATTAACGTTGGCCGAAAGCGCCATGATTGCCGGGGTTCCGAAAGGCCCTCGCTATTATTCACCGTACTATGATTTGAAAAATGCGATGGATCGCCAAAAGATCGTCCTGCAAACCATGGTGCGCAGCGGGTTCATTACACAAGCTGCTGCAGATGCCGCAGGCAAGGAAAAGCTGACCATTCAACCGCTAATGAAGAAGAAACCGGCGGCCGCTCCCTATTTCCGCGATTATGTACGTTCTCTGGCGACTGAGAAGCTGGGGATCTCGGAAGAACAATTCGATGAAGGCGGCATTCGGATTTACACGACTCTGGATAAAAAAGCGCAGGACATCGCAGAACGTGTTGTCACCAAGCAGCTCGCTGATAAACCGGATCTGCAAGCAGCCCTCGTCGCCATCGACCCGCGAACCGGTGAAATTAAAGCGATGGTCGGCGGGCGTGACTACGCTGAGAATCAGTTCAACCGCGCACTCTCCAATACGAGACAGCCAGGATCTTCCTTTAAACCGATCGTCTATATGGTTGCCCTGCAAAATGGGTACACGCCAGTTACGCTGGTAAAAAGTGAACCAACAGTGTTCACTTACGATGAAGGACGGCAGAAGTACACGCCGAGAAATTTCAATGACCAGTACGTCAACGCCAATATTGATATGCGCCAAGCCATTTCGAAATCGGATAACATTTATGCCGTACACACGATTCTGGATGTCGGCCCCGCGAAGGTCATCGACTTGGCCCGCAAGCTTGGCATCGATTCTCCGATGAAGCCGCTGCCATCGCTGGCTCTAGGATCGTTCCCCGTCAGCCCCTTCGAGATGGCCTCCGCCTTCGGGACGATTGCCAACCAAGGCATTCACCATGAGACGACGGCGATTGTGCGGATTGAAGATGCCAGTGGGAATGTCTTATATGAAGCAAGCCCGAAGACTGAGACCGTGCTTGATCCTGCTGTTGCTTATGTGATGACCAATTTAATGGAGAGTGTGTTCGAGGAAGGCGGCACTGGAAATCGGGTTGCCAGCACCATTAAGCGGCCGATTGCCGGCAAAACCGGCACAACGGATACCGATGCGTGGTTGGTCGGCTTTACACCAGAGCTTGCGACGGCTGTCTGGGTCGGCTATGACAAGAACCGGGATATCTCTACGGTGGAATCGCATCTGGCCTCACCGATTTTCGCCGAGTTCACGGAACAAACCTTGGAGGCGATCCCGCCTAAGCTATTCCCTGTACCCGAAGGCGTCAAGAGCGTTTATATTGATCCGGTGAGCGGCAAGTTATCCAATGAAGATTGCCCGAATGCTCACCTGGAGACATTTCTTGCCGGCACGGAGCCAACGACTTATTGCACGGGCAAACCTGCGAAGCCCGCTTCGGGCGATGATAATAAAGCCACGCCAAAAGGTCAAAACGGCTCCTGGTGGAACGATCTCAAACGTTGGTGGAACGACTGA
- a CDS encoding DUF1934 domain-containing protein has product MTAKTPVRIRIESRSGSETTVQKARGDLYRKGNHTYIRYEEEPSELGRTVTLIKLEENLIRIVRQGDVQAEQTFVAGEKRIGFYQTPQGRLELEIETHELTLEADHGIGITRWRYDLYASGSHAGTYRIKLLIQEE; this is encoded by the coding sequence ATGACGGCAAAAACGCCCGTGCGCATTCGAATTGAGAGTCGGAGCGGAAGCGAGACGACGGTGCAGAAGGCACGGGGAGATCTCTATCGCAAAGGCAATCACACGTATATTCGCTATGAAGAAGAGCCTAGCGAGCTAGGACGAACGGTAACGCTAATTAAGCTGGAAGAGAATTTAATACGCATCGTCCGTCAAGGAGATGTACAAGCCGAGCAGACGTTTGTGGCCGGTGAGAAGCGGATCGGCTTTTATCAAACCCCACAGGGCCGGTTGGAACTCGAAATCGAGACTCATGAGCTGACATTGGAGGCCGATCATGGCATCGGCATTACGAGGTGGCGCTATGATTTATATGCATCAGGCTCACATGCGGGGACATACAGGATCAAGTTGTTAATTCAGGAGGAGTAA